Within the Periophthalmus magnuspinnatus isolate fPerMag1 chromosome 7, fPerMag1.2.pri, whole genome shotgun sequence genome, the region tagtcctgatgtagacctggtttagtcctgatgtagacctggtttagtcctgatgtagacctggtttagtcctgatgtagacctggtttagtcctgttctagtcctggtttaaacctagttctagtcctgatatagacctggtttagtcctgttctagtcttggtttagtcctgttctagtcctggtttagtcctgatgtagacctggtttagtcctgttctagtcctggtttagtcctgatgtagacctggtttagtcctgttctagtcccgatgtagacctggtttgttcTCAttctagtcctaatttagtcctgacgtagacctggtttgttcctgttctagtcctggtttagtcctgatgtagacctggtttggtcctgttctagtcctggtttagtcctagttctagtcctgatatagacctggtttagtcctgttctagtcttggtttagtcctggtttagtcctgatgtagacctggtttattcctgttctagtcctggtttaaacctagttctagtcctgttctagtcctggtttagtcctggtgtagacctggtttagtcctgttctagtcccggtttagtcctgatgtagacctggtttagtcctgttctagtcccgatgtagacctggtttgttcTCAttctagtcctaatttagtcctgacgtagacctggtttgttcctgttctagtcctggtttagtcctgatgtagacctggtttggtcctgttctagtcctggtttagtcctgatgtagacctggtttagtcctgttctagtcttggtttagtcctgttctagtcctggtttagtcctgatgtagacctggtttagtcctgttctagtcctggtttagtcctgatgtagacctggtttagtcctgttctagtcccgatgtagacctggtttgttcTCAttctagtcctaatttagtcctgacgtagacctggtttgttcctgttctagtcctggtttagtcctgatgtagacctggtttggtcctgttctagtcctggtttagtcctagttctagtcctgatatagacctggtttagtcctgttctagtcttggtttagtcctggtttagtcctgatgtagacctggtttattcctgttctagtcctggtttaaacctagttctagtcctgttctagtcctggtttagtcctggtgtagacctggtttagtcctgttctagtcccggtttagtcctgatgtagacctggtttagtcctgttctagtcccgatgtagacctggtttgttcTCAttctagtcctaatttagtcctgacgtagacctggtttgttcctgttctagtcctggtttagtcctgatgtagacctggtttggtcctgttctagtcctggtttagtcctgatgtagacctggtttagtcctgttctagtcctggtttagtcctgatgtagacctggtttaatcctgttctagtcctgatgtagacctggtttgttcTCAttctagtcctaatttagtcctgatgtagacctggttcagtcctgttcgagtcctgatgtagacctggttcagtcctggtttagtcctgatgtagacctggttcagtcctgttctagtcctgatgtagacctggtttggtcctgttctagtcctgatgtagacctggtttagtcctgttctagtcctggtttagtcctgatgtagacctggttcagtcctggtttagtcctgatgtagacctggttcagtcctggtttagtcctgatgtagacctggttcagtcctgttctagtcctgatgtagacctggtttggtcctgttctagtcctgatgtagacctggtttagtcctgttctagtcctggtttagtcctgatgtagacctggttcagtcctggtttagtcctgatgtagacctggttcagtcctggtttagtcctgatgtagacctggttcagtcctgttctagtcctgatgtagacctggtttggtcctgttctagtcctgatgtagacctggttcagtcctgttctagtcctggtttagtcccacacCTTAAATAGTATTGAACACATTTTCCTCTTTGCAAAATAATCTACCAAATACCAAAAAAActgcactttaaaaatgtactccaCTGGCAGATGAGTTAAATATGGAAGTCAGTcagaaataataaagtaataatgtaATTCTCATTTAAATAACCTAATAACTTTTAAAGTGTGAACATAAAGTGTAACTATTGCTCACCAAGTGTCCCAGAGATGATGTCCATTTTGTGCAtgactctgtctctttctccgatgcctcctcctctgggccCGTACAAACCCACAGCGTGAACCTCATCCACAAACGTCAGGGCGCCATGGCGATGTGCAATATCACACAGCTCCTCTAGAGGGCACACAGCTCCTGGAGAAAGAGCACATGATGACTTTAATAATGAGGTACTAGTAATGAATAACTTAACTTTAATTATAAGGTACAACAGGTAAAGGGATAAGTATAATACATTACTTGAATTATCTGCTTTAGTGTCTGTATAATTGTGTGTTACCATCCATTGAATGAACTGTCTCAAAGGCCACGATTTTAGGAGTGTTGGGGTCAGATCTCTCCAGAAGCTCTTGTAAATGGTTGACATCATTGTGACGGAAAACAAACTTCTTGACACGACTGTTTCTTATGCCCTGGATCATCGAGGCGTGGTTCCCAGCGTCAGAGTAGATTTCACAgcctttaaaagtgcatttcaaaaacacagttaaaggtgaacgtttgtgatgaggggtctgccgcctgcttgtctttatggagatgatatcgttttgcctggaatgttccgcggtatgactttaaacaaatCAGTTTttaagacaagcagatgaaaaTATtgaggttagatctgtggagaagtaagcctgctcacagtaagaaagcacAAGGTAATTatagagcaataaaacaatctgtacttgaataaacacaagatagaacactttaatgccatactttggaacattccacacagAGCTATAACATCTCTACAGGGATAAGCAGCAGACGGACCCTCACTAAAAAACTTAGACATTGCACTTTCAATTTATAGAATAGAATCAATACCGTACATTATGTCAAATAGTTGTACTTTTCTCACCTGGAAGCATCTTGGCTAAAGTAAATAAAGTGGAGTCGTTTGCCACAAAACAGGAGGTGAATAGCAGAGCCGCTTCTTTGTCGTGTAGATCTGCCAACTCACGCTCAAGATCCACGTGAAACTCGCTGGTTCCGGAAATATTTCTTGTCCCTCCAGCACCAGCGCCGTGTCTTCTTAGTGTCTCCCTTTAAacgagcaaaacaaaacatcctaAAACTTCCTTTAgttaaagatgcaatatgtaaGTTTTATGGTGAAGCGTCTGCCGTCTGGTGGTCTCAATTATTTGCCTTTGCCTAGaattttgcctgggatgttccacagtatggcattaaacatatctattaaACTGTCTTACAGATCTGAGGACGTGAGAGCCCTGTCAGAGTCTTTAAAgatatagattttttaaatttaagtttttaataggtacagtaaaaatataattaacaataataatcagaattaaaaatcaatatacaaagtaattatataaagaaaaaaacagacctaaataaataaataaaataaaaataaatacataaataaaaataaaataaaaaataataaaataaataaaataaaataaaataaaataaaatacataaaaataaataaaataaaatctaaacaaatcaaaacaaaataaaatagggAGGGGGCAGGGTGCAGGTAACATACTCTATACTTGCatattcacctgtttgtcaGTTTTTAGTTGGACATGTTTCTTTATGTCATACAATAGATTAATGTaaattggagttttttttttgtttccaattCAATAAGATTAGTCTTCTAgccaaaaatgttacaaattTGACAAATGATTTTTGTTCATTCCGAAGATTTGATAGTAGAAGTAAGATATTTTAACGAATATCAGTAAGATATTTTTAATGAAAACGACTTATTGCATGAAAGTGAAAGGGAGTTTGATgcaatactgcggaacatttcaggcagagcAACCACCtctacaaaagttacacagtgcagctttcaAATCTTGAAAATACAGTGGATTATTTGTACTTACATGACAGCCTGGATAACCTTTGGGTGCTGACTCATTCCTAAATAATCATTACTGCACCACACGGACACATCGCCCCTGAAATCTGAGGAGCAGTTTTCCGCCATTGGGAAAAACGCAGCGTTCCggtttattgtcttaaaattcCTGTACGTGTGGTCATCCTTCTTGTCCTGAATCATCTTTGTAAAAAACTTCTCATAATCGAATGTGATCAAATCTGTCACAAATATtcacagattattattattcctatTTAAACATTggatttttatagtttttattgtCACCTAAAGATAGTTTATTCTTCAGTAAGTGCCCTCGTACAGAAGATTTTAGGCTGCACTCCATATTCGCAGAACCTGTTGGatgatatttgcatttttttcaaactttttagcTTTTAAATTTACTCCCAAtccacaaaacaaacagcagttGGAGGCTCTACCATTCACATCTTCTTGCAGCTCCTTTCTGGCTGCTTTAATTACACTGTTGTATTCTTCCACCATCTCTGTAGCCAGGAAAGGGCATTTGGAGCCAACGTTTTGCACATCTGCCAGAGTGCACTTCCCTGACACAAAATATGGAgcaattaattcataaaaataaacataatatgaCTTGATTATATGGGATTAACATGCCATCATTTGTTTTTTGAGCACACGCAAGCGAAGAACAAAATGGTTTGGCCTGTGGCTCGAGTGATCGCTTCAGCATCAGTGGACATTTATTTGCCGAGGTTTTTAGCGAAGATTTTCCCGTCATATGTGAAGCATTGGATCCAATTGTGAAATAGGGACACTTCTGTATCACTACATGCATCTGCGCAATCTGcaatctgaaataaaaattaaaaaaaacatgtgagcTAGTTCGTGCATCAGACAAACTAAAGTCAACATCATATTTTATACAGTCAAATATTTCTGCTTTACCTGGAAACATCCCAGTCTGCTTTGAAATAGCTGCAGAAAATTGCCTTCCGAAACATGTCTGCCCACATTAAAATGAGGCCCGG harbors:
- the LOC117373070 gene encoding 5-aminolevulinate synthase, non-specific, mitochondrial-like, with the protein product MIQDKKDDHTYRNFKTINRNAAFFPMAENCSSDFRGDVSVWCSNDYLGMSQHPKVIQAVMETLRRHGAGAGGTRNISGTSEFHVDLERELADLHDKEAALLFTSCFVANDSTLFTLAKMLPGCEIYSDAGNHASMIQGIRNSRVKKFVFRHNDVNHLQELLERSDPNTPKIVAFETVHSMDGAVCPLEELCDIAHRHGALTFVDEVHAVGLYGPRGGGIGERDRVMHKMDIISGTLGKAFGCVGGYIASTAALVDTVRSYAAGFIFTTSLPPMVLAGAKESVRILKTEEGRVLRRRHQRNVALLRQLLMDSGLPVVHCPSHIVPVRVADPRKNTAICDIMMSRYNIYVQAINYPTVSRGEELLRVAPTPHHTPQMIHHFVDSLVKTWRGVGLSFAPHSSAECSFCQQPLHFDLMSEWEKSHFTGLCQRSPAAA